TTTAAGATCTGTAGTATACATTTTTTCTATAAACATAGTATCTCATAATTTTTAGCTATATTTGTTCTACATAAtgctttaattacattttccgTCATGCTTTTCTTACAGCACACTCACTACCCTCAGTATGCTGGTACCAGAAGCAGCAGGTCACTCTCTGAGAGGTCCATTTGGTGATGCCCTCTTTGAGTTTGACAGCACAATAGGAAACCTAATAACAACCCTGGAAAAGATGGGCGTGATCAACAACACACTTGTGTTCTTCACTGCTGACAATGggttggttggttgtagttgtaAAGAAATGAAGAAGAGTAGAGATGTTAAAGACATGTACCTTTTTTGCAGATATTTCGACAATAATACAGAAGTACCTGTCCTTTTTCTCTtactgtgtttaaaaaatgcaaccCACTGTTGTagtaagtctttttaaaaatttaacaagGACTCGCCTTTCATTTTTGCCGTTGTTTTGAGCGCTAATATTCATCTCTCACTTGAAAATGGTTTAGGAATAATATAACTCTCATGCACTGCTAAGGCAGATTCATTATGGAGGTAGAGTGATACATTAGATGGCTTTTGCTCTGTTCTGAGAATGAAAATCGACCGATCAACTTAGCCACATAAAGTAACTTgaacaaatgattaaaaacatgttcttgCAGCAtagctggaaaaaaaagcatttaggAAGTTTTGTACTATGAACTGACAGACATACTTTTTATAGAGCAAGAAGGAGAAGTGAGACCCTCAAAACGTGATTTCTAATGTTACAGAATCACTTGCAAATTACAGACGCATTGATTACAAACAGAGAGCTGTTCTCCTGTAATGTAACCCTGTCTACCCACAAGAGACTGGAAACGTGTAAACAATCTCAGCAATGTTTGGTATAATTAAACAGAGtattgtttctgtgtgtgtaggCCTGAACTGATGCGTATGTCGCGTGGTGGAAATTCAGGCCCACTGAGATGTGGCAAAGGTACAACATATGATGGAGGCATGAGGGAGCCAGCCATTGCATTCTGGCCAGGGGTCATTAAACCAGGTAAGGACACTAAAAGTGAAACTACCTCTTCTTACCTCTTAAAAGAAAAACGTCTgatgtttttctggttttaatcaCACATCATAAATTACCTTAATGACTATATTTATGAGCAGTCTGCTAgggttcattttgtttttatcttcttaGTCATTGCTTGTCAGTATGAACGTATTTATTGTAATAAGACTGTATTAACAGcagctctgtttctgtttcctgttaaGGGGTGACCCATGAGATGGCCAGCACTCTGGATATCCTCCCAACCATTGCAAGTCTGGCTGAAGCCAAGCTTCCCCCGGTGATACTGGATGGGTTTGATATGACAGATCTCCTCTTTCACAAAGGAAAGGTGACAGCTGTGTCCTCTGTGTTATTTAATTAAAGACGGATTTTCTAAATCAGGCTGACTTAAGCATAATGTGTGTCTTTGATCTCATTCTCTGTTTTGCAGAGTAAAAGGGAGGCAGTGATGTTCTACCCCATAGATCCTAATGAAAAATACGGCCTGTTTGCTGTAAGATTGGGAAAGTACAAGGCCCACTTTTACACGAGAGGTAGaacccaaaacacacagagcCTAATCTTTTCTCATACCATCTTATCATATTTAGAAACATGTCCATCTGACATGCACAATCCTTTATTTTAATGAGCTTTACTGAAGGGGGATGTTGAGAATGTTGCTATAAATAGAAGTCAAAAGCTGTAGAAATTATGAATAAAGCAGGAATGTCAAAACATGTCCAAATCATTCTAAGAGCCATCTGTGATCctcaaaaagtttatttttttggtccACAGCAGCAATTTAGGAATGGTACAAATGCATCCTGCTAGCAGTATTTGCAGAAAGATGTTAATTAGGACAATAGTTcgacaaataaaaatgttcttaaaatggtaaatattaaacatatgAAGCAGgtattttcaaagaaagattCACCCACATTCCCATTatagaaaatagattttaaaaatggctaGACTAAGGAAataaagagaacaaaaacaacacaaaagtgtggtaaaatattttatgttggtctatcatgAATTTCCaataaatttaactgaaatTTGTAGTAGTATAATgacaaattgttaaaaaaaaaaaaaaaagaatgtcatTTATTTGAGCAGCACATCATTTAATAttactaattgttttttttttgtttttttccaaacataagCAATAGtattttttaagaaagaaaaacccaagAGTTATGCAGTTAATCTGAAACTTGCTGATTTCTTTTATGGTTTTTCCCCATTAGGCGCCACCCACAGTGCTACCACCCCTGACCAAGATTGTTCCGAGTTTGCGGTCCTCAAGGCCCATGATCCACCTCTCATTTTTGACCTGGAGGCCGACCCCTCGGAGCACTACCCTCTTCCTCTGGACGAGAGACCCGACATCCAAGCCGTGCTGGTGCAGATAAAGAAAGTCAAGGCGCAGTTTGAGGCGACCATGGTCTTTGGAGAAAGCCAGATATCAAAGGGAGAGAACCCGGATCTTGAGCCCTGCTGCAGTCCTGAGTGTAGCCCCAAGCCCACCTGCTGCCACTGCTGATTGGTGGTGAGGGCTTTGGGGGTGTTTGTGAAGACAAGGTGGGAGGAGACATACTGCACTGAATTTATCCTAAAATCTAAAGATCAGAGGACATTAAGGTCATGTGGAGTTTTGcactaatcattttcttttagcttctgGAGAATATATCTCCTCTTGTTATTGAAAAAGAATACTATAATATTTTCCTCAATGAGGAAATTTTCTTCTGATTAACATTGACGTCTTTTAGTACTGTATGTTCTCCAACTTGAATACAAATGTTTGAATATTTGTACAAAAATGTTCACCTTATTTTTCCTACATAGTCAAATTTATGTGAAGCTCaataaagacaacaaaaaagtttCAGACATCAAgcatatattttattcataagaCCAAACCCATGACAAGgcagagtgattttttttttgtttgtttgttgtcgTTTTGCAATTTTTCTTAGTTTTCCTTGAATTTTTAAAGATACAAGATAGGTTATGTTGGCTTTTTCACATACTGTTTTGCTCTAGGTATACAGTGATGAATCTTGTTGAAGTAACAAAGTCAAAAGTTTGGTTTAACTGTATTTCTCGGTGGCTATATGGGACTAGACCATCCTCAAAGGCTGTTTTAGTGGAGCTGCTTTGAAGAGACGGGGTTTTTAACTCGGCTGGAACAAGATAGAAAACGTAGTCAGAAGCAAGTAGATACATAGATCAGAGATGGAGCACGCTGTTTTTGCTCAGAGGCGATGACCACAACGGGCAAGACGCGATACGATAGTTTTCCAGTGGCATCTGAGTGGGTTTAACTCCACTGTTAACCTGGTGCGGAGGGTTGCTCTCGCACACTGGTGGCCCCACAGCTCACAGATGTGCCCTAAATGTGCTGCCAAAGCCTGTCTGTGTAGAAACTATGGAGCCAGCAGGAAAGTTCCACCTGAGTGGCGAAACATAAcacattcaaattaaattattgcaGATCACATAagtcttttctttgtttttagggATTTTTGTCTGgttgtgatcttttttttttataatgaatTTTTTAACTCATTTTACATACTCATTTTGTCAACATACTCAACATAAAGGACACAGCACTTAGATTTTCTATTGTATATACATGACCTAACTGACAGCGATATATAGATAAAACCCTCACTCCTGTCATGTCGACTTATACCACTGAAATCCTTCAGATCGGGAGTGTGTTCTTCATTATGACTGAACGTAGCAGAGAAAGACGCGAAATATCTGGCTAAGATAACAAGAGCAATGTTTGCCGCTGGAAGCCTGAGTTTCAAATAACAGATGACTGCGGTGCCCATTTCGGTTTTAGGTGTACCTCCTTCTTCTCctatctaaaaatatatttttccgcAGTATCAACACCGGCGGAGATTATTGAGTGCATTATTTCATCTTTAACAAGCCTAGaagcattaaataaatatggGTAACCGGTGACTATTTGGTAGTTTCCACGACTATAAAAACTCTCTTTAAAGCTCTAAGAAAAGGTTAGATTTCACTGATACCTAGACCAAGCAATAGCTGTTTACTGTGTCACTGACATGCAGCCACTGTTCCAACTAGTCTCTTtcagaaatttcaaaataaaacagaatgttGGCTAACACATCACCCAAAACCACAATAATTCAGTCAAAACATTGAGAATATGGCTTGTTGTGGGGGCCTCAGCTATCTTTGACCTGAATATCAAATACTCTCCAGCAAAGCAGATTTTGCAGGTTTAAATGTTgtgagattttgtttgtttggctcAAATATGCCACAAtctaattaataaatattttatttgataaatatttaaaataggaTCATATAggtaacatttttataaatgcatTAAGTAAgtcaataaatgtttaatatattaATGTGTCAATAATATATTAATACACAAATCTAAATTGAAAGCATTAATAAAAAGTAATTGGTTTTgtgctaaaataaatatatattatatttccAGTGCTACACTtcaagttgaaaaaaaatattaagaataatATTGAGAGCAAGAATAATAACAATACCAGGCTGCACAGTGACGCAGATAGCAGCACTGCTGCcatgcagcaagaaggtcctgggttcgaatcccggggtctttctgcttggagtttgcatgttctacCTGTGGATGCAGactctctgtgttgtcctgccCCActgaccgctggagataggcaccagcacccttcACAGCCCCACTAAAGATAAGCAtgttagataatggatggatagataataataacagcattatAAAAAGATTTATTGATGATGaatagatttataaaaaatCATGTTATTACTCTGGATAGTCTGTAATGTCTAAATGATTAACGATCACAACAGTCATCTTGCCTGTAGCAGTGTTTGTTCCTGTCCTTCAATGGGTTAGACAGAAAGATAAAATCAATTCAAGAGGTCCTGAAAAACAGAGATACaaagctaataaataaaataaacactaatataattacatatCTTTTTGACATATAATAAAAGCAAACTTCTAATTTTGAATTtgttaaaacactgaaaattttaaataatttaagacaTACTGTATTTGTTAATTCAactaatgcatttatttttctttgaattattaCATGTATAAATATCTAcaaaacaatgtatttattaattgaATTGTGGCACGTTTGAGTTTCGGTAAATTTGCCATGAAAGCTACTTTGTGGTAAAACGTCAACAAGCAAGACAACAGTCACGTCAGGACAGGAGGGAAAATCAATGCTGTTATACGATTCAAACAGTTACTGGATCTAATCCaatgtgaataaaacatctAAAGGAGTTAATAGCATTAAAAGTTGGTTCCAAGTCAACTTTTCCAAACTTATTCCACTTTTACATCTGGTGTTCTCCCATCAGGGCAAGCCATTGTTTTATTACTTGTTTACCCACATCAAAATCTATAGCAAAATCAGTCCCGTCTGTGTTCCCAATCAGACTCAATGAGGCAATGTATGTCTGTCTACTTTCTATACACGTATTTACAACACACACTTTATCTTGTACGAGACGCAGGGAGTAGGTTGAGTAAAAGAGCCTGCTAACTTTCTCTAATCAACTCCAACATTTTCTTTCGTACAAAGCAAGTTAGCtgtttaaaccaaaacaaaacaaaaagatatttACAAACCTTTTGATTCTACACCATTCCCTTACGATTGTTGAGCTGCTTGTCATTCACTTGGATATGTGTATTTGTTGGTGTCAGTGTGCAGCAACCCTACCAGCCATGCATTGAGAAGTGATACAGCCGTAGTAGGTATAATGTAAGTTCAAAAcaagaactttttaaataaacaggtGCTCagctttttagttttatatcatagaaaagaaaaacggtAAAAGAAACAGGCAATCAATGCATTGCGATCAGGGAAATCAACAGGAAAAGGGATAAATGAAATCAGTCTAATAAATAGCTTACTGTAGAAACGATGATCCCAGTTTCAGAAGgatgcagaaaaatattttacagtgatCCTGGAGGAACATAAATAATAGTAAAGAAAGACTGACAGTGTCCTCTGGTGGAAAACTTAACCAATGTACATTGGCTATAGAGGAAAGGGGTCATCATGTGTGCTCCTTCTACTCCAGGTAGATGTCTTCAGTAGGGCAGGCGTACTCCAGGTGTTCTTGGTAGTACTCTTGGAAGGCTcgactgcagaaaaaaaaaagaagaaaaaaaacagacatggGGACTGGTGTTACATCTTAACATTTGCTTTAGCGTCTTGATGTTTCAGAATGAATACCCAGGTACCACagcacaagaaaacaaaaatgtgaagatAAACACAGGTTCTACTTAGGTTCAGTTCTTGTGATTGTGTCTACAGAAGGCAGTATCAGAAGCCAATAGATAAACCTGAGCCTTGCTGTCAAGGTCTTAATATTTTCACAGACAGTGGCGtatctgcagctttaattattcagaCATATAGTTGCTGAATGCGACATGAGAAATGCCTCATTCAGTGTAATCTTTTAAGTTGTCACCTCCTGCCCACTTAAAACTAGGGTGGGAAAAAAATTGatcaattttgacttttaatatttaatccAAACTTTGATTCCATTCACACTACATTCTTTTAGCATGCAACTAAaagatctaaaaaaacaaaaacaacacaacatatTCTGATCCGGAGACATTCAAGAACAGATGGGCACTAAAATCACTGACCAGACTGTCAGGCACCAGCAATGTACTCAGATAGTGGAGAGCAAAGAATCCTTTTTAATGAGTGGTGAGGGGAATGaccaaaaacaaaggaaataaataatttagctttAAGGTTGTTAGAAGACAGAGAAGATTTGGGAAAATATGAGGCCAAAATATGGATACAGTACAGAAAGATTAACAGAGAAGCTATTAACATATACGGAGAAGATCCTAACATGTGATTTTGCTTGTATGAGACCTAACTTGTGAGccaacagacacaaaaacaattttactaTTTCTTGATCATTGTTGGATTGCATTAATCAACATGTTAATAACACAGACGTACCCGACACACTCAGCCACAGGCCGCATGGATTCCTGGGATACAAATACATGGCAAGCAAATCTGTTCAGCATTGGATGCTTGGTGATGAAGCCAAAGTAGCTGCAAAGAGATGAGAGCAATAAGATACAATCAGTCAGGTGTTAGTGTGCAGTAAAAACAGGAGGGCAGAGGACAGGACAGTTTACCAGTTGTTCCTCGGATGACATCCACAGAAAGAGATGTTCTTCATCTGGAAGAAGTGACTACATCTGTCGTACTGGGGATGAGAAGAGAAAGATGGACAGAATTTAGAACAAGATTGTAGATGAATGAGGGAAGTAAAATTACTCTGCACAAGATGGATGTTCTGtctcttgtttttattcatttgtaccTCATCAAGGGTGTCATATTCGTCGTCCAAACTCATGATTAGTTTAACTCCTTGCAAGCTGATCTCCAGCTCGCAGAGAGAAGGAGGTCGTACATGCACCGTCCGTTTTCTCGACATCGCAATCTACATGACAAAAAGTGTGTTCATGAGGCTATTGACAGTTTTTCAGGGTGGTGTTTGGTAAGTATGTAGTGTCAGTCAGAAGTTTGCATAAGCTTGTGATCTACGTACAGAGTGAACGTTGCATTAATTATGGCTATTATTGATGACctatattattttttgcttttttttttcctcaaggtGGAATGATTGTACAacttcaataaattttaaaatcaagagTTGAGTACACACATGTGaatttaatgcaaattttacTCAATTCACATAGGTTCAAACTTATCAACACAGGCTCAACtaacatatactgtacatctcCACTGATATTTAGTATATTATTCCTTCTCAAGTTGCAAAGAAACCACATATGTTTTGTAGCTATCAACTCTTTATAGTAGAATTGGTTGAGCTCATTCAAACTGGTTGATTTCCTGGCATGAACTGAGCTTTTAAGCATGGTCCATAATTTGAGGTCATTACATTGGGGATGACATCCAGGAagcctttaaaaatatttataatgtcTTTGTGATTGTTGGTTTATTGTTCTGGGCCCATCTGTATTGACGTTTTTCAAAGATGAGAATGCTATACCAAATGAAAGCATGGTTGTAGTAGTAGTACTTGTTCCTAGCTACAAAAATGTATGGTGTCTCTCTTAACCTGTTAAGATCATTTATCCAAATATAGGTGGAAGcacagttatgtttttgaatgTGTTTGTATCACTGATTCAGAAtggattagagaaaatccacCATAAActgaaacttgttttaaaaatacaagttcttaaaatatattgaaaataatCTGGAAAGAGAACACttttgcttgtttattgttgctgTGAATCTCTTTGCTGTGGATGTTTGTTTTCCGTTTTTAGCTAAATATGTAGTCAAAGTTAATTTGacattcatgttcatgacaagGGTGTTTTAAGTGTGACTGTAAAGAATGTATGTatgctttaatattttcacttttcttacCTTTTGCATTGCAGCACAGAGAATGCCATTGCCTTGGTGATAAGGAACCTCAACAGAACCCAAAAACTGAACATTGAATGTCTCAATCCACCCTGGAATCCTTTTCAGGCCTACAGAGggcaaaacaaatgtgttacGCTTTTGTAATCCTTAGTTCgatgaaatgttaaaaagtacTGCAGATGCATGTCACCACTCACTCAGCAACTCTTTAGACTGGCCTATGACCTCATGGGCATAGAAGGCAGGAAAGATTCCTTTTTCTCCTGTCCGCATGTTATAGCCTCTGTACCAATAgtcatcttcttcttcctccacaTATAAAGGATCATCCACATCCAGCTCCAGTTCATCCTCATGTCTAGGAATGAACCTGTATaaggacaaagacaaaacaatgaTATTGTTGTAAAATGCTACATTTGCTTCGATAAGGTCTTCCATTGTGGATAGAAGAATGGAGAAAGAACACCTCTTTTGCACAGTGAAAGCTGTTGTGGGCTTTCctcattattttgtttagtttggagATGCGTGGCAGCTGACCTCATTGTTGTCAGCCACCTaacaccacccagttctacaaGTAGCCATTACATTTTCTCTTCGCCTAAGTGTTGATGATTGCCTCAGAACATAGCCAACCACattattcacatttaatttctctatACAAGAGTTTTCCAACTTAATGCTCTGGGTTTATACATTTACGAATCATGTGTCAACACATAAGAGATGTTTTGGATACTTTATACTTTCTTTATTCACTTGTTATCTGATTACATGAACCCTAAAAGTTCACCTGTACACTGCTCTGTGTGTCTGGTCCCGCTCCTCTCCATTGATGGTACATGAGAAAAGTCCAAAGGATTCTGTGCCTGCATGGAAGACAGACAAATTACAAATGACTCATTTTGATATAATcaggaaaatgttatttcatttgCTCAGTGCAGAcatcttgtttcatttttttctttgcaggttTATTGCTGCTGTGAATCCCTTTGCTGTGGATGTCTGTTTTCTGTATTCAGCAAAATATGTAGCTGGGAGGTGTTATGCGGTAAAGtcagaaaacataataaatgctgttgaggaaatacttttttcccccttttacACTTAGTATTAAGGAGGTACCTTCACAGTAGGAGATGGTACCTACTGTGAAGGCAGCAATATgttaaacttttaaagcaaaatattcataaaaggGACAGTTGAGTCAGATCTACAGTATTTCCTTATGCCTGCTGTGTTTAAACAGAGCTAAGATGTTTGCCTATTTAAATGTGATAATGAAAGCTATCTTAGaatctattaaaatatttatatttttgtactgCTTACTTGAGGAGCGGGAGGTGCTGTTGACGAACACGTTTAGGAACTTCTTGGAAAACGGCAGATCAGCCTCTGGAGAGGAGTCCTCCGAAGAGCTCAAAAGTTCTGGCCTGATTCCTTCATTGTCGTGCCTGTAGCCCACCTTGCTGGTCTCCAATGGCTCTTCATCACATAAGGTAGACAACTCACTGTCATCACTCAAAACGGAGGTGCACCTAATagaacaaaacagcaaaaaatacagGTTCATCACAGATAAAATTGAAGGACACTTTGTACtctattttctcatttttcaaaCAATGTTAGGCCTACCGCCGAAGGCTAACTAGTTCCAGCGTTGTATTCTCATCCACCACAAGTGTGTACTTCATGGAGTCATAAGCCAGTCCATCATCTTCATTCGACTGCCTGAGAATCAGGTCTTTCTCACACAGTGGGAGGTCATGGTCAGGTAACGGATGATTGTGCACACTGGAGTCAATCGGTGGTGAGCTGTCAAGTTCTAAATCACTACCACCATACGATTGATTCCTCATGCTACCCATGAAAGGATAAGAGTCACCAtcgtcctcctcttcatcattgTCAGTAGAGTAGGTAAGACTAAAGCAGCGATTGGTCTGAGCGGTCGGTATGTCGAGCGTCAAACTGTTTTTGACCTCTGTGATTCGCTCAAGAGATGCAGATGAACGACTTGTTGGCCTGGGTTCCGTTTCCCGTCCCTCATCCTTGTCACTTATCACACTCTCGCTGAGGCTGGGCGAGTCTAAATCCCTTCTGCCTTCCATCATTAAGTCATTATTAGGTTCTTCGTCCTCTGGTCTCCCAGCATTCTTTGATAGCTTCTCTGTGGAGTTCTTATCACAGTCTATATTGGCATACAAGGAGGTTTCCTCCTCTATATTTGCACAGCGCTCTAAAATCAGTGGGCTTATAGTATCACCAGTAGGATTGTTCATATAGAGATGAGAACTTGCTTCTGGCTCCATCATCTCTTTTCTGTAGCCTTTGCCTTCTTTTTCCCTTTCCTGCGACCTCTCTATATCTGCTTTCTTATCCTGGGTCTCGTCATTAAAATCATCTCCATCTCCAATGTCTGAAGATGGGGAGATGGTATCAGACACAGACGCCTTCCTCCTAAAGCACTCCTCGGGGCAACTAATTGGATATGAGCCCTCGGAGATCATCCTATTTACTAAGTTACTAAGAAGCCATGGGGAGTCTGAATTCTCACTTAGGTCATCTTCACTCTCTGATTCGGACTCCCCCTCACTTGTTTCATCATACTCATCAGCACATGGCATTAGTCTGGGCCCCACTGGCAGGTAGAAGGAGCGTTTGAAACTCTCTAGGCCATGGTCTGGTTCTATCTCGAGCACCATTGGTCTGGACAGACGATCGTCGCAGCACTGGGCTGGAGGCAGCGTCTCATCTGGATCGGCCTGGTGCTCACAAGCCAGCTCATCATCCACACTCTGCATCCCCATCAGAGCCTGACCATCATCGTAGGACTCAGGAGGTAAGATGGGTGAATCAAGAAGTGAGGGTGTAGCAATAGTAGGTGAGGGATTAGGGGAAGGAGAAGGTAGAATAGAGTCTTCTTTGGTTGGATCACGCTGGCCCAAGAGCAGAGATGTTTTGAGGCCAACAATTCCACTGTCCTGTTCTAACTCGGTATCTGGGTCTAGTTCCTGGTCGGATGTTGGTGAGCTGGCCTCTTCAATTGAGTTGGTAAGGTGAGACGAACGTCCACTGCTGCTCTCATCACTTGTCAAGTCCAACTCTGTTTCTGAAATAGAGGAGATCATGTTGGAAACCACAGGACCCCCACAAGTAAATGCTGCTTCCAGCTCCCCATCAACTTCAGAATCAGAACCTGGAGAGCTAAGGTCCTTGTCCTGGTCTGAAGTCACATAACCCTGTTGGTTCATGTCTGCTATCCCTGGGTCTGAGGATGGGGAGGTTGAATCATTAGCCTCTGGCTCCACAGCAGAAGCTGTTTGAGTATCTGAATGGTTGGACTGGTCTGGAGCTTCTGAGCGGCTTGAGTGATAGCTGGAGAAAGACACGGGCTCAGAGGGCTCAATCGAAGGGAATTCAACATAAGATGATGGATTCTCCTTGCAAACCATGTCATAGGCCTCCTTGCACATGAACTCCTACTTCAAAGTCCTTCTCCAGCTCTTCATCAGACAAGGGTGTATCAGCACCTTCATTCCCTCCCATGGGAGCCGTGGATGATAAACAATGACTGGTACCATCTGGGTCAGGATCGTTTTCTGGTTCCATACCAGACTCACTGGTGATTGTATAAGTGTCTGTGGCACGCCGGTTTGAGTGTTTATGGTTGTGGTCACTGTTGAGGTCATGGTCCACCTCTGTGTCTGAACACTGGGAGTGCTCGTCTACAGAGGGTACTCTGGCTGTCTGGATTGTTGGGTCTGCCTTTGAGTCAGTAAACTCTGAAGGACATGGGTTGGACTTGTGCTGGCCAAATGATCCTGTAAAGATAATAGAgttgcagaaagaaaacatggtaaacaacaaaaaacacagcacTTGCAACTTTAATGAagttgatgatgatgaaactGGAGATAAAAGGTAGACAATCTAAGGAGCTGAGATAGAGAAATTTCAACATGcttgacaaaaataaaggctGATCTCTGTTTTTTACTGATCAATATTCATTAAAACAAGATATAAGCAAAtgtctatataaaaaaaaaaagctaaatgatTTTTCAAGTTGTACGTTAAATCAAAT
Above is a window of Xiphophorus hellerii strain 12219 chromosome 2, Xiphophorus_hellerii-4.1, whole genome shotgun sequence DNA encoding:
- the arsa gene encoding LOW QUALITY PROTEIN: arylsulfatase A (The sequence of the model RefSeq protein was modified relative to this genomic sequence to represent the inferred CDS: deleted 1 base in 1 codon); its protein translation is MAYLLFTCLVLHVLSICSASPPNFVLLFADDLGFGDLGCYGHPSSLTPNLDRLAAGGLRFTDFYCTSPVCSPLRASLLTGRYQTRSGIFPGVFYPGSIGGLPLNETTIAEVLKPLGYATAAVGKWHLGYGANGTFLPTQQGFDQYLGIPYSHDQGPCRNLTCFPPDVKCFGLCDVGVVTVPLVHNDKIKQQPVNFLDLEKAYSDFATNFIITSVKENQPFFLYYPSHHTHYPQYAGTRAAGHSLRGPFGDALFEFDSTIGNLITTLEKMGVINNTLVFFTADNGPELMRMSRGGNSGPLRCGKGTTYDGGMREPAIAFWPGVIKPGVTHEMASTLDILPTIASLAEAKLPPVILDGFDMTDLLFHKGKSKREAVMFYPIDPNEKYGLFAVRLGKYKAHFYTRGATHSATTPDQDCSEFAVLKAHDPPLIFDLEADPSEHYPLPLDERPDIQAVLVQIKKVKAQFEATMVFGESQISKGENPDLEPCCSPECSPKPTCCHC
- the mapk8ip2 gene encoding LOW QUALITY PROTEIN: C-Jun-amino-terminal kinase-interacting protein 2 (The sequence of the model RefSeq protein was modified relative to this genomic sequence to represent the inferred CDS: deleted 1 base in 1 codon) — translated: MADRAEMFSLSTFHSLSPPGCRPSHDISLEEFDDEDLSEITDDCGIGLNYDSDPYEKDSLILEKSDMHHPVCSFQDDFQEFEMIDDEDEDEEDEEDEEEEVDPDAPPSPSASPPPSPILGTLKSRPTTLNLTTAVSQDSLNNNSSLSPKKGSWQDSLRNPTSQGRLSPTHSCLEDGSHVTGQCRASPLSQAPGLQSKGTPPKQAGEGGNPQSPHRPLLCDLEGNRRERPEYGSFGQHKSNPCPSEFTDSKADPTIQTARVPSVDEHSQCSDTEVDHDLNSDHNHKHSNRRATDTYTITSESGMEPENDPDPDGTSHCLSSTAPMGGNEGADTPLSDEELEKDFEVGVHVQGAYDMVCKENPSSYVEFPSIEPSEPVSFSSYHSSRSEAPDQSNHSDTQTASAVEPEANDSTSPSSDPGIADMNQQGYVTSDQDKDLSSPGSDSEVDGELEAAFTCGGPVVSNMISSISETELDLTSDESSSGRSSHLTNSIEEASSPTSDQELDPDTELEQDSGIVGLKTSLLLGQRDPTKEDSILPSPSPNPSPTIATPSLLDSPILPPESYDDGQALMGMQSVDDELACEHQADPDETLPPAQCCDDRLSRPMVLEIEPDHGLESFKRSFYLPVGPRLMPCADEYDETSEGESESESEDDLSENSDSPWLLSNLVNRMISEGSYPISCPEECFRRKASVSDTISPSSDIGDGDDFNDETQDKKADIERSQEREKEGKGYRKEMMEPEASSHLYMNNPTGDTISPLILERCANIEEETSLYANIDCDKNSTEKLSKNAGRPEDEEPNNDLMMEGRRDLDSPSLSESVISDKDEGRETEPRPTSRSSASLERITEVKNSLTLDIPTAQTNRCFSLTYSTDNDEEEDDGDSYPFMGSMRNQSYGGSDLELDSSPPIDSSVHNHPLPDHDLPLCEKDLILRQSNEDDGLAYDSMKYTLVVDENTTLELVSLRRCTSVLSDDSELSTLCDEEPLETSKVGYRHDNEGIRPELLSSSEDSSPEADLPFSKKFLNVFVNSTSRSSSTESFGLFSCTINGEERDQTHRAVYRFIPRHEDELELDVDDPLYVEEEEDDYWYRGYNMRTGEKGIFPAFYAHEVIGQSKELLSLKRIPGWIETFNVQFLGSVEVPYHQGNGILCAAMQKIAMSRKRTVHVRPPSLCELEISLQGVKLIMSLDDEYDTLDEYDRCSHFFQMKNISFCGCHPRNNCYFGFITKHPMLNRFACHVFVSQESMRPVAECVGRAFQEYYQEHLEYACPTEDIYLE